In a single window of the Paenibacillus sp. MMS20-IR301 genome:
- the lepB gene encoding signal peptidase I has protein sequence MQQDLQPGQGEITEQGSQSPRKPKNEVLEWIKAIAIALVLVILIRWLLFKPFIVDGPSMQPNFHTGERVIVNEILYDIRKPQRGEVIVFHVPSEGRDFIKRVIGVAGDTVKVEGDVVSVNGEPVNETYIQGAIDEAHNNNSLYNNKNFPNEDFTDGTVPEGHVFVMGDNRSDSTDSRMIGYVPLGDIVGRADLIFWPVKDITVINH, from the coding sequence ATGCAGCAGGATTTGCAGCCGGGACAAGGTGAGATTACTGAGCAAGGCAGCCAAAGCCCCCGGAAGCCAAAGAATGAAGTTCTGGAATGGATTAAAGCCATTGCGATTGCATTGGTTCTGGTTATTCTGATACGCTGGCTTTTGTTCAAACCGTTTATTGTAGACGGGCCTTCCATGCAGCCTAACTTCCATACCGGAGAACGGGTTATTGTGAATGAAATTCTCTATGATATCCGTAAGCCGCAGCGCGGTGAGGTTATCGTATTCCATGTGCCTTCTGAAGGCAGGGATTTCATTAAACGTGTTATTGGCGTAGCCGGAGATACGGTCAAGGTTGAAGGGGATGTCGTATCCGTTAACGGCGAACCGGTGAATGAAACGTATATTCAAGGTGCGATTGATGAAGCGCATAATAACAATTCTTTGTACAACAATAAGAACTTCCCGAATGAAGACTTCACCGACGGCACTGTGCCGGAAGGCCATGTATTTGTTATGGGTGACAACCGCTCAGACAGTACAGACAGCCGGATGATCGGTTATGTACCGCTTGGGGATATTGTGGGCCGTGCAGACCTGATCTTCTGGCCGGTCAAAGATATTACAGTAATTAATCATTAA
- the ylqF gene encoding ribosome biogenesis GTPase YlqF: MAIQWFPGHMTKARRQIEDKLKLIDVAIELLDSRLPLSSRNPMIDDILRDKPRLIILNKADLADPESTRKWLAYFKEQGHVAYPVDASTGTGIKEIPEQVKLLLKDKIDRQIAKGINPRAMRALIVGIPNVGKSTLINRMAGRSIAITGDRPGVTKGQQWIKTGGNLELLDTPGILWPKFEDQTVGYKLAVTGAIKEEILNIEDIAFYAVKYLVKDYGSRFQERFGITKLPEDLENPDEIVAVMEAVGRKRGCLLSGGRVDLEKASRALLHELRAGKLGRFTLETP; the protein is encoded by the coding sequence ATGGCCATTCAATGGTTTCCTGGTCATATGACGAAGGCTAGACGGCAAATTGAGGATAAGCTGAAGCTGATTGATGTTGCGATTGAGCTGCTTGATTCCCGTCTGCCGCTTTCCAGCCGTAATCCGATGATTGACGATATTTTGCGGGACAAGCCTAGGCTGATTATTCTCAACAAAGCCGATCTGGCCGATCCGGAGTCTACGCGCAAGTGGCTTGCTTACTTCAAGGAACAGGGACATGTTGCTTATCCTGTAGATGCTTCTACAGGAACTGGCATCAAGGAGATTCCTGAGCAGGTCAAGCTGCTGCTGAAGGACAAGATCGACCGGCAAATTGCTAAAGGGATTAATCCGCGGGCGATGCGTGCATTGATCGTAGGAATTCCCAATGTAGGCAAATCGACACTCATTAACCGGATGGCGGGCAGAAGTATTGCGATTACCGGCGACCGTCCGGGGGTTACCAAGGGCCAGCAATGGATCAAGACAGGCGGTAATCTGGAACTGCTGGATACGCCGGGGATTCTCTGGCCGAAGTTCGAAGACCAGACTGTAGGCTATAAGCTGGCAGTAACCGGGGCAATCAAGGAAGAAATCCTGAATATCGAGGATATCGCCTTTTATGCGGTGAAATATCTGGTGAAGGATTACGGCAGCCGGTTCCAGGAGCGCTTCGGTATTACTAAGCTGCCTGAGGACTTGGAGAACCCGGATGAAATTGTTGCTGTCATGGAAGCCGTAGGGCGCAAGCGCGGCTGTCTGCTGAGCGGCGGCCGGGTAGACCTGGAGAAAGCTTCACGGGCACTGCTGCATGAGCTGCGCGCGGGCAAGCTCGGGCGCTTTACGCTGGAGACTCCGTAA
- a CDS encoding transposase — MNPEDKYNHIFEHLDLSKVLHTLRKKSNRGRPEKLNVPAMIYSLLIAKMENIEFISSLVWRLLHSEEFRAQCRFTGSDNIPSEASYSRLIHALEQTGMLENLQDSLVLSALEEGFVSGTHLAVDSSIVEAWDCQFSEAAAKRRAARRPPKPSEASVAEPQLQFELPEPKPTVVNGPPKKPAYAKRGRPSHAERECRREEQEAYEQSLGPFQKTIEAMLPYTYDELLAALPRHAARCDKKNTKGRLTSYYGFKANLLVDTDSQYIVSGLWSSANPNDQRMAVVLLKGLLLKFPSLNVKHILGDKGYDSSAIYQLIHSLGAFPIIKMIHHKKPPEGMNQDYTPVCSQGHAYRYDSFDAKYETLRYTRPNQCKDCPFSESGCQKVFKIRIQTDLRKHAYPARGSESFTQLYNKRTAVERVFAYLKEYFGMKRTRHRGVRASVDFQLSTLAYNLSKFALDKLNKQLSNSQQVA, encoded by the coding sequence ATGAACCCCGAAGATAAATACAACCATATTTTTGAGCACTTAGATCTCTCCAAGGTGCTGCACACCCTCCGGAAAAAGAGTAACCGTGGCCGACCCGAAAAACTGAATGTACCTGCGATGATCTATTCATTGCTCATCGCCAAAATGGAGAACATCGAGTTTATTTCTTCTCTGGTCTGGCGTCTTTTGCACAGTGAAGAGTTTCGGGCGCAGTGCCGATTTACCGGCTCCGACAATATCCCGAGTGAAGCCTCGTATTCCCGTTTGATTCATGCGCTAGAGCAAACCGGAATGCTCGAGAACCTGCAGGATTCGTTGGTCCTGTCTGCCCTAGAGGAAGGGTTTGTTAGCGGTACACATCTCGCCGTGGATTCCTCTATTGTGGAGGCTTGGGATTGCCAATTCAGCGAAGCTGCGGCGAAACGCCGCGCCGCTCGCCGTCCACCAAAGCCAAGTGAGGCTTCGGTGGCAGAGCCGCAGCTCCAGTTTGAACTCCCGGAGCCGAAGCCCACCGTAGTGAACGGGCCACCGAAGAAACCTGCCTACGCCAAGCGTGGACGTCCATCGCATGCAGAACGAGAATGCCGACGGGAGGAACAAGAAGCTTATGAACAAAGCCTCGGACCGTTTCAGAAAACCATTGAAGCAATGTTGCCTTACACCTATGACGAACTGTTGGCCGCGCTGCCCCGGCATGCCGCACGTTGTGACAAGAAAAATACGAAGGGGCGACTCACCAGTTATTACGGGTTCAAGGCAAATCTGCTGGTTGATACGGACAGTCAATATATTGTTAGTGGCTTATGGAGTTCAGCGAATCCCAATGACCAGCGTATGGCGGTTGTTCTCCTCAAAGGCCTGCTTCTGAAGTTCCCTTCGCTAAACGTAAAGCATATCTTGGGCGACAAAGGGTATGACAGTTCAGCCATTTACCAGTTGATTCATTCCTTAGGCGCTTTTCCTATTATTAAAATGATTCACCACAAAAAACCGCCCGAGGGGATGAACCAGGATTACACCCCTGTGTGCTCGCAGGGACACGCCTACCGTTACGACAGTTTCGATGCCAAATACGAAACGCTGCGTTACACCAGGCCGAACCAGTGTAAAGACTGTCCATTTTCCGAATCCGGCTGCCAAAAAGTGTTTAAGATCCGAATTCAAACCGATTTGCGAAAGCACGCTTACCCAGCAAGAGGGAGCGAGAGCTTTACGCAACTGTATAACAAACGAACGGCTGTAGAACGTGTTTTTGCCTACCTCAAAGAGTATTTTGGGATGAAACGCACACGTCACCGCGGCGTCCGGGCAAGTGTCGATTTCCAGCTCAGCACATTGGCCTACAATTTGAGTAAGTTTGCGCTAGACAAGTTGAACAAGCAGTTGAGTAACTCCCAGCAAGTGGCCTAA
- a CDS encoding ribonuclease HII: MLLYEKEGWEQSYQHIAGVDEVGRGCLFGDVVAAAVILPVGLIIEGVDDSKKLTAKKREALYDIIMDQALAVSVGHVESTVIDEINIKQAARLAMRKAIEGLSRQPDYMLVDAEKVDLPLPQRAIIKGDANSQSIAAASIVAKVTRDRLCEGLWEELYPDYGIKIHKGYATKLHREQIKSLGVTPMHRRSFIGNILAEQEQMTLF; encoded by the coding sequence ATGCTTTTATATGAAAAGGAAGGCTGGGAACAGTCCTATCAGCATATAGCCGGAGTAGATGAAGTTGGCAGGGGCTGTCTGTTCGGAGATGTGGTGGCTGCCGCAGTCATTCTGCCGGTGGGCCTTATTATAGAAGGTGTAGATGATTCCAAGAAGCTGACAGCCAAGAAGCGGGAAGCCTTGTACGATATCATCATGGACCAGGCGCTGGCGGTAAGTGTAGGGCATGTGGAATCAACGGTAATTGATGAGATTAACATTAAGCAGGCTGCGCGTCTGGCGATGAGGAAGGCTATTGAGGGACTAAGCAGGCAGCCTGATTATATGCTGGTTGATGCCGAAAAGGTGGACCTGCCCTTGCCGCAGCGGGCGATCATCAAAGGGGATGCCAACAGTCAGTCGATCGCGGCCGCCTCGATTGTCGCCAAGGTTACACGCGACCGGCTGTGTGAAGGGCTGTGGGAGGAATTATACCCGGACTACGGTATCAAAATACATAAAGGCTATGCGACCAAGCTGCACCGTGAACAGATCAAGTCACTGGGGGTAACCCCTATGCACCGCCGCAGCTTCATCGGTAACATTCTGGCGGAGCAGGAGCAGATGACCTTATTCTAG
- a CDS encoding EscU/YscU/HrcU family type III secretion system export apparatus switch protein, with protein sequence MSDEPKTEISRNLKKAVALKYTPGQNEAPVVVAKGQGSVADIILQKAKENGVAVQEDAALVEVLSKLDLDQQIPPQLYQLVAEILSYVYQSDRSAGERRMK encoded by the coding sequence ATGAGTGATGAGCCTAAGACTGAAATTTCGCGAAATCTCAAAAAGGCAGTCGCCCTCAAATATACCCCCGGTCAAAATGAAGCGCCGGTCGTAGTAGCCAAGGGTCAAGGCTCAGTTGCGGATATCATTCTGCAAAAAGCGAAAGAGAACGGTGTGGCCGTTCAGGAGGATGCGGCGCTGGTAGAGGTTCTGTCCAAGCTTGATCTCGATCAGCAGATTCCGCCGCAGCTCTACCAGCTGGTCGCGGAAATTCTGAGCTATGTGTATCAGAGTGACCGTTCAGCCGGGGAACGGAGAATGAAGTGA
- a CDS encoding YraN family protein, whose protein sequence is MKPASEGEPFSRKQKGAAAEQAACLYLSTRGYLIRECNWRCRSGELDVIAEHEGEIVFVEVRSRSGAGVQGTAEESVDNRKIRQVRNTAQVYLHMKALHLAVISFDVIAVQLNPDLSVASLRHIRKAF, encoded by the coding sequence GTGAAACCTGCGTCAGAGGGAGAGCCCTTCTCCCGTAAGCAGAAGGGGGCGGCTGCCGAGCAGGCGGCATGTTTGTATCTGTCCACCCGGGGATACCTGATCAGGGAATGCAACTGGCGCTGCCGCAGCGGTGAGCTGGATGTGATTGCTGAGCATGAAGGGGAGATTGTCTTCGTTGAAGTACGCAGCCGCAGCGGAGCGGGTGTACAGGGAACCGCGGAAGAGTCGGTGGATAACCGCAAAATCCGCCAGGTCAGGAATACGGCGCAGGTATATCTGCATATGAAGGCCTTGCATCTTGCGGTAATTTCCTTTGATGTGATTGCCGTGCAGCTTAATCCGGATCTCAGTGTGGCATCACTGCGGCATATCCGTAAGGCATTTTGA
- a CDS encoding metallophosphoesterase, whose translation MSTVYFTSDHHFGHKLIIDFESRPFAGVEDMNQAMIDSWNAVVGKEDKVFHLGDFSFLNQEATREIIRALNGYKILILGNHDRGRGRDWWLEAGFNEVSEYPLVYKDFFILSHEPMYMNKHMPYVNVHGHIHGQKYEGSSYFNICVEHWNYTPLSFEQIRDKVVVSEEG comes from the coding sequence TTGTCCACTGTATATTTTACTTCGGATCATCATTTTGGCCATAAACTGATTATAGATTTCGAATCCCGTCCGTTTGCCGGCGTAGAAGACATGAACCAGGCAATGATTGACAGCTGGAATGCCGTGGTGGGCAAGGAGGATAAAGTATTTCATCTGGGGGATTTCTCATTTCTGAACCAGGAAGCCACCCGGGAGATCATCAGGGCCCTGAACGGGTACAAAATACTGATTCTCGGCAATCATGACCGCGGGCGCGGACGGGACTGGTGGCTGGAAGCCGGTTTTAACGAGGTTAGTGAATATCCGCTGGTCTATAAGGACTTTTTTATCCTGTCGCATGAACCTATGTATATGAACAAGCATATGCCTTACGTTAATGTGCATGGTCATATTCACGGCCAGAAATATGAAGGCAGCAGCTATTTCAATATTTGTGTAGAGCACTGGAACTATACCCCGCTGTCATTTGAACAGATCCGGGATAAGGTTGTGGTCAGCGAGGAAGGCTGA